In Mixophyes fleayi isolate aMixFle1 chromosome 3, aMixFle1.hap1, whole genome shotgun sequence, the genomic stretch TGCCAGGCACGAACCTGAGAAAGCTTTACCTTCAAGAGAACCATATGAACTATGTGCCACCCAATGCTTTTGCTGACCTAACACAACTTTATCGGCTTGATATgtcaaataataatattacatcgTTACCCCAGGGTATTTTCGACGACCTGGACAATTTGACACAGTTATTCTTACGCAACAATCCTTGGTATTGTGGCTGTAAAATGAAATGGGTTCGTGACTGGCTGCAGTCTTTGCCTTCCAAAGTTAATGTCCGTGGGCTGATGTGCCAGGCACCGGAGCGTGTACGGGGAATGACCATCAAGGACCTTAACAAAGAATTATTTGATTGTAAAGAAAGAATTAATACAAATCCAATCATTATTACAACGACAACTATGTTAAACACTTTACTTCCAGCACAAGGACAGCGTCCAATATCTGTGACCAAACAGCCAGAGATAAAGCCACCAGATCTCAACAAAATCTACAGAACCACCCCAATACCAGTGAGGAAAATGATCACAATTAATGTGAAATCTGTCACTGTTGAAACCATACATATTTCTTGGAAAATTGCATTACCAATGAAGTCATTGAGACTGAGCTGGCAATTGGGTCACAGCCCAGTTTTCGGATCTATAACGGAAACAATTGTAACAGGTGACAGAACGGAATACTTGCTCACGGCACTCGAGCCAGAGTCCCCATACCGTATATGTATGGTTCCCATGGAAACCGGTAACTTCTTCTTGTTCGATGAAACTCCAGTATGCATAGAAACAGAGACTGCTCCACTTAAAATGTACAACCCAACCACAACACTAAATCGAGAGCAGGAGAAGGAGCCTTATAAAAATTCCAGTTTGCCCCTCGCAGCCATCATAGGTGGAGCAGTGGCATTGGTGGCAATCACACTACTTGCATTGGTTTGTTGGTATGTCCATCGGAATGGATCCCTCTTTTCCAGGAACTGTGCCTACAGCAAGGGCCGTAGAAGAAAAGATGATTATGCAGAGGCGGGGACTAAGAAGGACAACTCCATTTTAGAAATCAGGGAGACCTCTTTTCAGATGATACCAATAAACAATGAACCAATGTCCAAGGAGGAgtttatattacacactatatttCCATCCAATGGAGTAAGCTTGTATAAAACCAGTCACAGTGAAAGCAGCAGTAACAGAAGTTACAGAGACAGTGGTATACCAGATTCTGACCATTCACATTCATGATGCTCAAGGGCACAAGACTTTTTATAGGAACTAAAATGAGTGAATGGGGTTCACTGCTCTACTGCAAAACACTGgattaataaaaacacaaaaactaaaaaaaattgaaggagcaatgtactgtacatttgccatataatttatatttaagaactttttattaaaagtttaaaaatttcAGGTTGCTGCTACGATTAAGTGTAGTTTGTCGCCTGACCACAATTctctattttagtattttttgtaATTTGTACTGTACTTTCCTTGCTAATATTGAAGTTACAGACcatttaactctttttttttgtgttctactGAGTAAAATGACTTGTTGACTGTGAAGGTGAATTTTTTTGCTGTGTTGAAcaatcaggatttttttttcctcattttcCCAGATCTTTGTATTATAAGCACAGGCCGGTTTTACATTTCATTTCTAAACATGGTATAAATAAGATGTAGctacaaaaaaattgaaataaTCAAAACAATTAACAGTATTGTTGGgtctgtaaaacaaacaaaaacaaaaagaattgTACACAATGTTATTCAATAAACAGAAACAAATCCTTATGTGTGTAGTAATGGGCATTATCAGTTGTTTATAAGAACTACAAAACAAGTTTATGAATATATTGCATATTATGGTTCCATGGCACAAATAACCACTCCCAATATCTCTGGTTAATTTAGACGTTCTAGTAATAAAACCTCTTTAGGAGTCTTAGAGGTCACTGAAGCCCTCTAAAACAGCTCTCCATGGTCCTTTATAAATTTTTTGTTTcccagtatttattttttaatcatgaAGAATAACTTAAAGCCATACACTAATACATATTACAATACAGTTTGAAAAGTGCTGTGTATTCTGTAGGtggtatataaaaaacataataaataataaatccaaCAGAACATAAGTACAAGCTATATATTGCCTTTCATAAAATATATCCTTAGAATTGTAATTTAAAGTaggctaaaataaaataaaacttacatttaATTTGAGCCACAATTCAATATAGTcaggttacattttttttaaattatataaaaaaatttagGTTAATCATCccttccaaaaaataaatattttcccagAGCAAACATGTTCATTCCAAAGGGTTTATAGTGCCCATTACTACATAATTGCATATTGTGTTAAAAATATGTACCATGTTAATTTGTTTTTCCGTTAATTTAATATTTCAAACAAAATACACTTCTGATGCCATACACCCTCCCTttctaaatgttttttatttttattttatttttaaataaatgccaAAGTGCATTGTATGCCCTTTGGTCAGTATTGTATGTGCCTTGATCCAATGCTACACATATtcagctttgttttattttttattttttttggtgacCATTTTTCTTACTTGCGAACTATGAAAAATATTGACCTTATCGCTgaataaaatgaagaaaaacatAACTACTTTGGATTTTGTTTATTGAGGGAGAACATGAAAAATTTTCCGTGTGCATTTAAACCTTGACCACATTTGCAAACCATTATTAGGAAACCTAATCAGCAACAATTATTTGCAAGATTCTATTGCTTCTTTGTTCGGTGAAGTCCCTATCATTTTGTATCTGCAATTTTCACTACTGGCCTATAAGAAGTATTAAATGTCATGCAACCTTAGAATTGCAAACATACTAGCAGAAGGCAAGCGAGACACAAATAAGTCCCAAAGGATCAACTAAGTACCCAACTGTCTAAACATCACGTATAAGTGAGCATCAGTACTAAGTTTGTCTGGCTAAGGCAGATGAGGAATGACTGCCCTCAGAAATTACCTTAATTTATGGCTCTTAAGAGAGACCATTCTTTTTTTTGCCTGTAGAGAAGGAGGGAATTTCTGAAAATGATGTTGACATAACTTTAGTATGAATTTCCTGTTATGTTATGGATTACCACCATTGGCGAATGGCAATCGGCCATATATGGAGCAACAAAATAAACTAAAGGACTTTTATATGCAGGGAGTAATAAGATACACTGaggatttaattatattttttaacctCTACTGTCAATaccttttagctttttttttactgaatggGCCTGCATAAAAGTTTATAAAGAAATATTCTTTTTAATCACACGATGTAGAGCCACTAAAGCTTTCTTGGTGGTTTGCATGTGGTACATGTTTAGTCAATTGGTTGAAAAACCATGTATATTTCGACATCTTTTAGCCCTCTCACAAATATAGTGTCACTCCCTGGTTtctatttttttcagaaatacattttcttctTCAACGCATGTATTCTGTTCCACATGAGAGGCAAGCACATAAGgattaaaaaaaactacattgtTATAGTTG encodes the following:
- the FLRT3 gene encoding leucine-rich repeat transmembrane protein FLRT3 encodes the protein MTMSAETWNFLVAWTQLMLLLRMAPQYVSAKPCPSLCRCDGGFIYCNDRDLTSIPSGIPEDATTLYLQNNQINNAGIPSDLRGLEKVERIYLYRNSLDEFPINLPKNVKELHLQENNIRTITYDALSQIPSIEELHLDDNSVSAVSIEDGAFRDNIYLRLLFLSRNHLSTIPWGLPRTIEELRMDDNRISTIAEISLQDLTNLKRLVLDGNLLNNNGLAERVFMNLINLTELSLVRNSLTSPPANLPGTNLRKLYLQENHMNYVPPNAFADLTQLYRLDMSNNNITSLPQGIFDDLDNLTQLFLRNNPWYCGCKMKWVRDWLQSLPSKVNVRGLMCQAPERVRGMTIKDLNKELFDCKERINTNPIIITTTTMLNTLLPAQGQRPISVTKQPEIKPPDLNKIYRTTPIPVRKMITINVKSVTVETIHISWKIALPMKSLRLSWQLGHSPVFGSITETIVTGDRTEYLLTALEPESPYRICMVPMETGNFFLFDETPVCIETETAPLKMYNPTTTLNREQEKEPYKNSSLPLAAIIGGAVALVAITLLALVCWYVHRNGSLFSRNCAYSKGRRRKDDYAEAGTKKDNSILEIRETSFQMIPINNEPMSKEEFILHTIFPSNGVSLYKTSHSESSSNRSYRDSGIPDSDHSHS